Proteins encoded together in one Halalkaliarchaeum sp. AArc-CO window:
- the sdhC gene encoding succinate dehydrogenase, cytochrome b556 subunit yields the protein MSQSYNRGVIEDFSRWREFSAGMWAWIFHKFTGWVLVGYLFTHIAVLSTAIPAASQDPSVIAAGNDIYTQTIVTLEELLLVRVLEVGLLAVAVFHILNGTRLLFIDLGIGLESQDKSFYASLILTGAITVASVPTFIAGAF from the coding sequence ATGAGTCAGTCGTACAACAGGGGCGTGATCGAGGACTTCAGCCGCTGGCGGGAGTTCTCGGCGGGGATGTGGGCCTGGATCTTCCACAAGTTCACCGGCTGGGTGCTCGTGGGATACCTGTTTACCCACATTGCCGTGCTCAGTACGGCGATTCCCGCGGCGAGTCAGGATCCGTCGGTGATCGCAGCCGGAAACGACATCTACACGCAGACGATCGTGACGCTCGAAGAGTTGTTACTCGTGCGCGTGCTCGAGGTCGGGTTGCTCGCAGTCGCCGTGTTCCACATCCTCAACGGGACGCGGCTGCTGTTCATCGATCTGGGGATCGGCCTGGAGTCACAGGATAAGAGCTTCTACGCGTCGTTGATACTGACTGGTGCAATCACCGTCGCATCCGTTCCGACGTTCATCGCGGGGGCGTTCTGA
- a CDS encoding succinate dehydrogenase, with translation MAQQYSSFRHGGTMWLLQRITAAFLIVVLAFHFFLLHFVHHADEVSFLATAGRMEQWSYYSLMVLFLITATFHGVNGVYNALINQGLSGTKRTAVKWILVVASLVVIVQGIRTANAWAGIGVF, from the coding sequence ATGGCACAGCAGTACTCCTCCTTTAGACACGGCGGGACGATGTGGCTGCTCCAGCGGATCACGGCGGCGTTTTTGATCGTCGTGCTGGCGTTCCACTTCTTTTTGCTGCACTTCGTCCATCACGCCGACGAGGTGTCGTTCCTCGCGACGGCGGGACGGATGGAACAGTGGAGCTACTACTCGCTCATGGTGTTGTTTTTGATCACGGCGACGTTCCATGGGGTAAACGGCGTGTACAATGCGCTAATAAATCAGGGACTCTCGGGGACCAAGCGCACCGCGGTGAAGTGGATCCTCGTCGTCGCCAGCCTTGTCGTGATCGTCCAGGGGATCCGGACCGCCAACGCCTGGGCAGGAATCGGGGTGTTTTGA
- a CDS encoding succinate dehydrogenase/fumarate reductase iron-sulfur subunit: protein MSTDATETTDAETAAETETETDATADSEVATDAKPEAPSPGEQRRQAKQERAADREAAADREAEDIAASADNTVHLRVFRYDPDVEGKTEPYFDDFHVPFTKGMTVLDALIWARDNYDPSLTFRHSCRQAICGSDALFVNGRQRLACKTQISDMSEPVMVEPLPHSEVEKDLVVDMEHFYDQMEAVEPYFQTNELPEDELEEQRQSRENRETIKMSTRCIWCSACMSSCNIAAGNNEYLGPAALNKAYRFAMDEREGEDMKQHRLEIIEEENGVWRCQTQFSCTEVCPKDIPLTEHIQALKREAVKHNLKFW, encoded by the coding sequence ATGAGTACTGACGCAACTGAAACTACGGACGCGGAGACGGCAGCCGAAACGGAGACGGAAACCGACGCGACGGCAGACTCCGAGGTGGCGACCGACGCGAAACCGGAGGCTCCCTCGCCGGGCGAACAGAGACGACAGGCGAAACAAGAGCGTGCAGCCGACCGCGAGGCGGCAGCCGACCGCGAGGCCGAGGACATCGCAGCGTCGGCCGACAACACTGTTCACCTGCGCGTGTTCAGGTACGACCCCGATGTCGAGGGGAAGACGGAACCGTACTTCGACGATTTTCACGTCCCGTTCACGAAGGGGATGACCGTCCTGGACGCGCTGATCTGGGCACGCGACAACTACGACCCCTCCCTCACCTTCCGGCACTCCTGCCGGCAGGCGATCTGTGGGTCGGACGCGCTGTTCGTCAACGGGAGACAGCGGCTCGCCTGCAAGACGCAGATCAGCGACATGAGCGAACCCGTCATGGTCGAGCCGCTCCCGCACTCGGAGGTCGAAAAGGATCTGGTCGTCGACATGGAGCACTTCTACGACCAGATGGAGGCGGTCGAGCCGTACTTCCAGACGAACGAACTCCCCGAGGACGAACTCGAAGAGCAGCGACAGTCCCGGGAGAACCGCGAGACGATCAAGATGTCCACCCGGTGTATCTGGTGTAGTGCGTGTATGTCCTCGTGCAACATCGCCGCCGGGAACAACGAGTATCTCGGACCGGCCGCGCTCAACAAGGCGTATCGGTTCGCCATGGACGAGCGGGAGGGCGAGGACATGAAACAGCACCGGCTGGAGATCATCGAAGAGGAGAACGGCGTCTGGCGGTGTCAGACCCAGTTCTCCTGTACGGAGGTGTGTCCGAAGGACATCCCGCTCACCGAGCACATCCAGGCGCTCAAGCGCGAAGCGGTGAAACACAACCTGAAGTTCTGGTGA
- a CDS encoding FAD-binding protein, whose translation MYEYDVIVVGAGGAGLRAAIAAQEAGADVAIVTKLHPVRSHTGAAEGGVNAALHPDDSVEDHAYETMKGSDYLADAPAVETFAENIPREVVQLERWGMAFSREEDGRISQRPFGGMAFPRTAYAGAETGHHLLHTMYEQVVKRGITVFDEWYVTKLVVTDEDDPADRTCHGAVAIDIATGEIAGFHARNGVILATGGAGQVFEHTTNAISNSADGMAMAYRAGVPLEDMEFIQFHPTTLPSTGVLITEGVRGEGGILYNAEGERFMFEHGYANNAGELASRDVVSRAELTEVNEGRGIEDEYVHLDMRHLGEERIIDRLENIVHLAEDFEGVDALEEPMPVKPGCHYTMGGIETDENGQTRVDGLYAAGECACVSMHGANRLGGNSLAELLVFGERAGRDAAGDEIEEPEIPTGWTDNAEEADFVPPVELGAAGVEPAAVADGGAMAASPVELVENAVESERAWVDQLLERDDGVNHAQIRARVQDTMGQHVNVFREEKGLEQAVRDVQEARKLYREVHVEDPSRTFNTDLIQALETRNVIDVAETIAVGALAREEFRGAHWREKHQRRKDDEWLKHTFVSWNDGEPQLWYRPVLLEGEMQNYEPKERSY comes from the coding sequence ATGTACGAATACGACGTTATCGTGGTCGGCGCGGGCGGTGCCGGTCTCCGCGCGGCGATCGCGGCACAGGAGGCAGGGGCCGACGTGGCCATCGTCACGAAGCTCCATCCGGTCCGGTCTCACACCGGTGCGGCGGAAGGCGGCGTCAACGCCGCCCTCCATCCGGACGACTCGGTGGAGGATCACGCCTACGAGACGATGAAGGGATCGGACTACCTCGCCGATGCCCCCGCGGTCGAAACCTTCGCCGAGAACATCCCGCGGGAGGTGGTCCAGCTCGAACGGTGGGGAATGGCCTTTTCCCGCGAGGAGGACGGTCGGATCTCCCAGCGACCGTTCGGCGGAATGGCGTTCCCGCGGACCGCCTACGCCGGGGCGGAAACCGGCCACCACCTGCTCCACACGATGTACGAGCAGGTCGTGAAACGCGGCATCACGGTCTTCGACGAGTGGTACGTAACCAAGCTCGTCGTGACCGACGAGGACGATCCTGCCGATCGGACGTGTCACGGCGCGGTCGCGATCGACATCGCGACCGGCGAGATCGCGGGCTTTCACGCCCGGAACGGTGTGATACTGGCGACCGGGGGCGCCGGACAGGTGTTCGAACACACCACGAACGCGATCTCCAACTCGGCTGACGGGATGGCAATGGCGTACCGTGCGGGGGTGCCGCTGGAGGACATGGAGTTCATCCAGTTCCACCCGACGACGCTCCCCTCGACGGGTGTCCTCATCACGGAGGGCGTTCGGGGGGAAGGCGGAATCCTCTACAATGCGGAGGGGGAGCGGTTCATGTTCGAGCACGGCTACGCGAACAACGCCGGGGAGTTGGCCTCCCGGGACGTGGTCTCGCGGGCGGAGCTCACCGAAGTGAACGAGGGACGGGGGATCGAAGACGAGTACGTCCATCTCGACATGCGCCACCTCGGCGAGGAGCGGATCATCGATCGACTGGAGAACATCGTTCACCTCGCGGAGGACTTCGAGGGCGTCGACGCGCTCGAAGAGCCCATGCCCGTAAAGCCGGGCTGTCACTACACGATGGGCGGGATCGAGACCGACGAAAACGGCCAGACCAGAGTCGATGGGCTGTACGCCGCCGGCGAGTGCGCCTGCGTCTCGATGCACGGCGCGAATCGCCTCGGCGGGAACTCGCTCGCGGAACTACTCGTGTTCGGGGAGCGTGCCGGTCGAGACGCGGCCGGCGACGAGATCGAGGAGCCGGAGATCCCGACCGGCTGGACCGACAACGCCGAGGAGGCCGACTTCGTGCCGCCGGTCGAACTCGGGGCCGCCGGCGTCGAGCCCGCCGCGGTCGCGGACGGCGGCGCGATGGCCGCCTCGCCGGTCGAACTCGTCGAGAACGCGGTGGAGTCAGAACGCGCGTGGGTCGATCAGTTGCTCGAACGCGACGACGGCGTCAATCACGCCCAGATCCGGGCGAGAGTCCAGGATACGATGGGCCAGCACGTCAACGTGTTCCGCGAGGAGAAGGGACTCGAGCAGGCGGTTCGTGACGTCCAGGAGGCACGGAAGCTGTATCGGGAGGTGCACGTGGAGGACCCCTCGCGGACGTTCAACACCGACCTGATCCAGGCGCTGGAGACGCGCAACGTCATCGACGTTGCGGAAACGATCGCAGTCGGTGCGCTGGCGCGCGAGGAGTTCCGGGGGGCCCACTGGCGCGAGAAGCACCAGCGGCGCAAGGACGACGAGTGGCTCAAACACACGTTCGTCTCGTGGAACGACGGGGAGCCGCAGCTGTGGTACCGGCCGGTACTCCTCGAGGGCGAGATGCAAAACTACGAGCCGAAAGAGCGAAGCTACTGA
- a CDS encoding FAD-binding protein: MYEYDVIVVGAGGAGLRAAIAAQEAGADVAIVTKLHPVRSHTGAAEGGINAALREGDSWEDHAYDTMKGSDYLGDAPAIETLCKDSPEETVQLEHWGMAFSRDDDGRMSQRPFGGLSFPRTTYAGAETGHQLLHTLYEQLVKRGVEVYDEWHATRLAVSDEEQPEDRTCHGVVAYDVKTGEISGFKANDGVILATGGPGQVYDHTTNAVACTGDGTAMAYRAGVPLEDMEFIQFHPTTLPSTGVLITEGVRGEGGILYNAEGERFMFEHGYANNAGELASRDVVSRAELTEVNEGRGIEDEYVHLDMRHLGEDRIIDRLENIVHLAEDFEGVDPLEEPMPVKPGQHFAMGGIETDENGQTCIEGLYAAGECACASVHGANRLGGNALPELTVFGKRAGHHAGGKEIEEAKIETGKRGEYESGGIETPVELGEVDSSGEPVASDGGTSEDGSGAEGGEIVERAVEDEREHVEMLLDRDDGVHHAEIRSELQESMTQYVNVFREEGGLEQALRDIRRARERYQDVAVADPSRTFNTDLLQTIETRNLLDLAEAITIGALAREEFRGAHWRKEHQRRKDDEWLKHTMLSWNDGDPELWFRPVVLEGEEKTYEPKTRSY; the protein is encoded by the coding sequence ATGTACGAGTACGACGTCATCGTGGTCGGCGCGGGCGGCGCCGGCCTCAGAGCGGCGATCGCGGCACAGGAGGCAGGGGCCGACGTGGCCATCGTCACGAAGCTCCATCCGGTCCGGTCCCACACCGGCGCGGCGGAGGGCGGCATCAACGCCGCACTCAGGGAGGGCGACTCTTGGGAGGATCACGCCTACGACACGATGAAAGGCTCCGACTACCTCGGCGACGCCCCGGCCATCGAGACGCTGTGTAAGGACAGTCCAGAGGAGACCGTCCAGCTGGAACACTGGGGAATGGCGTTCTCCCGCGACGACGACGGTCGGATGAGCCAACGGCCGTTCGGCGGGCTGTCGTTCCCACGGACCACCTACGCCGGTGCGGAAACCGGCCACCAGCTGCTTCACACGCTGTACGAGCAGCTCGTGAAGCGCGGCGTCGAGGTGTACGACGAGTGGCACGCCACGCGGCTCGCGGTTTCCGACGAGGAACAGCCGGAGGATCGGACGTGTCACGGCGTCGTCGCCTACGACGTCAAAACCGGAGAGATCTCGGGGTTCAAGGCGAACGACGGCGTGATACTGGCGACCGGTGGTCCCGGCCAGGTGTACGATCACACCACGAACGCGGTCGCCTGCACCGGTGACGGCACCGCAATGGCGTACCGTGCGGGGGTTCCGCTGGAGGACATGGAGTTCATCCAGTTCCACCCGACGACGCTCCCCTCGACGGGTGTCCTCATCACGGAGGGCGTTCGGGGGGAAGGCGGAATCCTCTACAATGCGGAGGGGGAGCGGTTCATGTTCGAGCACGGCTACGCGAACAACGCCGGGGAGTTGGCCTCCCGGGACGTGGTCTCGCGGGCGGAACTCACCGAAGTGAACGAAGGGCGAGGAATCGAAGACGAGTACGTCCATCTCGACATGCGCCACCTCGGCGAGGACCGGATCATCGACCGCCTGGAGAACATCGTTCACCTCGCGGAGGACTTCGAAGGCGTCGATCCTCTCGAGGAGCCGATGCCCGTAAAGCCCGGACAACACTTCGCGATGGGCGGGATCGAGACCGACGAGAACGGCCAGACGTGCATCGAGGGCCTGTACGCGGCCGGCGAGTGTGCGTGTGCGTCGGTTCACGGCGCCAACCGTCTGGGCGGGAACGCGCTGCCTGAGTTGACCGTCTTCGGCAAGCGGGCGGGCCACCACGCTGGAGGCAAAGAAATCGAGGAGGCGAAAATCGAGACGGGCAAACGCGGCGAGTACGAATCCGGTGGGATAGAAACGCCCGTAGAACTCGGCGAGGTCGACAGCTCCGGCGAACCTGTCGCTTCCGACGGTGGAACATCGGAAGACGGCAGTGGTGCGGAGGGGGGAGAGATCGTCGAACGCGCGGTCGAAGACGAACGAGAGCACGTCGAGATGCTGCTGGATCGCGACGACGGCGTCCACCACGCGGAGATACGGTCCGAACTCCAGGAGTCGATGACCCAGTACGTCAACGTGTTCCGCGAGGAGGGGGGGCTCGAACAGGCACTCCGGGACATCCGACGCGCACGCGAGCGGTACCAGGACGTCGCCGTGGCGGATCCCTCGCGGACGTTCAACACCGACCTGCTTCAGACGATCGAAACCCGGAACCTACTGGATCTGGCGGAGGCAATCACCATCGGTGCGCTGGCGCGCGAGGAGTTCCGGGGGGCCCACTGGCGGAAGGAACACCAACGGCGAAAGGACGACGAGTGGCTCAAACACACCATGCTCTCGTGGAACGACGGCGATCCGGAGCTGTGGTTCCGGCCGGTCGTTCTCGAGGGTGAAGAGAAGACCTACGAACCGAAGACGCGCAGCTACTGA
- a CDS encoding 2-oxoacid:acceptor oxidoreductase subunit alpha: MTESELIWRISGGSGDGIASTSQNFAKALMRSGLHVFTHRHYPSRIRGGHTYTEIRASDEPVKSRGDGYNFLLALGDSFARNPQEDAYYGNEELKPLSENLDELREGGVIVYDSGLLDADEIEGFDRRVEENDWHVYPIDLRGMAREQGREVMRNTAGVGVTCALIGMDLEYIQDLMREAMPDKILEPNLEILQTAYEQVQEEHDPDAHDVRIPSGEHDEPQLLMSGSDAISYGAIDEGCRFISGYPMTPWTEVFTIMTQALSGLGGISEQVEDEIAAAALALGASHAGVKAMSGSSGGGFALMSEPLGLAEMTETPVVFVEAMRAGPSTGMPTKTEQGDLEHVLYTSQGDTHRVVFAPGTVEEAYDQTRTAFRIAYEYQIPAIVLYDQKLGGELISVPESTFDREPNPDLGSVLTEEELVDAPHNAAGKYERFQHDVEDGVSPRSLPGQKGGRFLATGNEHEPSGHISESPENRVAQVDRRSQKVEAIRAELDDEGNQTPHGPEDAEYGILTWGSQQGTVEEAVDELNAAGHSVKSLGVSDLTPYPVAEVEAFVESVEEVLVVEMNASAQFRGLTQKELGRYGEKLSSLLKYNGNPFEPADIVEGFESTMIDGNDDVPGIETTFVPAAGD; this comes from the coding sequence ATGACTGAAAGTGAACTCATCTGGCGGATTTCCGGCGGTTCGGGGGACGGTATCGCCTCGACTAGCCAGAACTTCGCCAAGGCGTTGATGCGTTCGGGACTGCACGTGTTTACGCACCGCCACTACCCCTCGCGGATCCGCGGTGGCCACACGTACACGGAGATCCGGGCGTCGGACGAACCCGTCAAGTCACGGGGTGACGGGTACAACTTCCTGCTCGCGCTGGGGGACTCCTTCGCCCGGAACCCACAGGAGGACGCCTACTACGGCAACGAGGAGCTCAAACCGCTCTCGGAGAACCTCGATGAACTCCGAGAGGGGGGCGTGATCGTCTACGATTCGGGGCTGCTCGACGCAGACGAGATCGAGGGCTTCGACCGACGAGTCGAGGAGAACGACTGGCACGTCTATCCGATCGACCTCCGCGGGATGGCTCGCGAGCAGGGGCGTGAGGTCATGCGGAACACGGCCGGCGTCGGTGTGACGTGTGCGCTGATCGGGATGGATCTGGAGTACATCCAGGACCTCATGCGCGAGGCGATGCCCGACAAGATCCTGGAGCCGAATCTCGAGATCCTCCAGACGGCGTACGAGCAGGTCCAGGAGGAGCACGATCCGGACGCCCACGACGTTCGGATCCCGTCCGGGGAACACGACGAACCGCAGCTCCTGATGTCGGGATCGGACGCGATCTCCTACGGCGCGATCGACGAAGGCTGCCGGTTCATCTCGGGGTATCCGATGACGCCGTGGACGGAGGTGTTCACCATTATGACACAGGCCCTGTCGGGGCTCGGAGGAATCTCCGAGCAGGTCGAAGACGAGATCGCGGCGGCGGCGCTGGCGCTCGGGGCGTCCCACGCCGGCGTCAAGGCGATGTCCGGCTCCTCCGGCGGCGGATTCGCGTTGATGTCCGAGCCGCTCGGGCTGGCGGAGATGACCGAGACGCCCGTGGTGTTCGTCGAGGCGATGCGTGCCGGTCCGTCCACAGGAATGCCGACGAAGACCGAACAGGGCGACCTCGAACACGTCCTGTACACTTCTCAGGGTGACACCCACCGGGTGGTGTTCGCTCCGGGAACCGTCGAGGAGGCGTACGACCAGACCCGCACGGCGTTCCGGATCGCCTACGAGTACCAGATTCCGGCGATCGTCCTGTACGACCAGAAGCTCGGCGGGGAGCTGATAAGCGTCCCCGAGAGCACGTTCGACCGGGAGCCGAACCCGGACCTGGGATCGGTGCTCACGGAAGAAGAGCTCGTGGACGCGCCGCACAACGCCGCCGGCAAGTACGAGCGGTTCCAGCACGACGTCGAGGACGGCGTGAGCCCGCGCTCGTTGCCCGGCCAGAAGGGTGGTCGATTCCTCGCGACGGGCAACGAACACGAGCCGTCGGGGCACATAAGCGAGAGTCCCGAAAACCGGGTTGCGCAGGTCGACCGGCGGAGCCAGAAGGTCGAGGCGATCCGGGCGGAGCTCGACGACGAGGGCAACCAGACGCCGCACGGGCCCGAGGACGCCGAGTACGGCATCCTCACGTGGGGCAGCCAGCAGGGAACTGTCGAGGAGGCGGTCGACGAACTGAACGCTGCCGGCCATTCGGTGAAGTCGCTCGGAGTCTCCGACCTCACGCCGTATCCGGTCGCGGAGGTCGAGGCGTTCGTCGAAAGCGTCGAGGAAGTGCTCGTCGTGGAGATGAACGCGTCGGCACAGTTCCGCGGGCTCACCCAGAAGGAGCTGGGTCGCTACGGGGAGAAGCTGTCGAGCCTGCTGAAGTACAACGGCAACCCGTTCGAGCCGGCCGACATCGTCGAGGGGTTCGAGTCGACGATGATCGACGGCAACGACGACGTGCCGGGCATTGAAACCACGTTCGTACCAGCGGCGGGTGATTAA
- a CDS encoding thiamine pyrophosphate-dependent enzyme yields MSAFNAIGEEREIDREEFTPGIEPQPTWCPGCGDFGVLKALKQALPEVGRTPEETLLVTGIGCSGKLNSYLDSYGFHTIHGRSLPVARAAKLANPGLEVIAAGGDGDGYGIGGNHFMHTARENHDMTYVVFNNEIFGLTKGQTSPTSPKGHKSKTQPHGSAKDPIRPLSLALTSGASYVARTAAVNPNQAKEILTEAIQHDGFAHVDFLTQCPTWNKDARQYVPYTDVQDSDDYDFDVHDRVEAQEAMRTAEEALYEGEVLTGRFYVDEGRPSYQEEKQRIGEMPETPLAERYFDDDYEWERAYDEFIDKHR; encoded by the coding sequence ATGAGTGCATTCAACGCGATCGGCGAGGAACGCGAGATCGATCGAGAGGAGTTCACGCCCGGAATCGAACCGCAGCCGACATGGTGTCCCGGCTGTGGCGACTTCGGCGTACTGAAGGCGCTGAAACAGGCGCTTCCCGAGGTCGGGCGGACGCCCGAGGAGACGCTTCTGGTGACTGGAATCGGCTGTTCGGGCAAGCTCAACAGCTATCTCGACAGCTACGGCTTCCACACCATCCACGGTCGGTCGCTGCCGGTCGCCCGCGCAGCGAAGCTTGCAAACCCCGGACTCGAGGTCATCGCTGCCGGCGGCGACGGCGACGGCTACGGGATCGGCGGGAACCACTTCATGCACACCGCCCGGGAGAACCACGACATGACCTACGTCGTGTTCAACAACGAGATCTTCGGCCTCACGAAGGGGCAGACGTCCCCGACGAGCCCGAAGGGACACAAGTCCAAAACACAGCCCCACGGCAGTGCGAAGGATCCCATCCGACCGCTGTCGCTGGCGTTGACCTCCGGGGCGTCGTACGTCGCCCGGACCGCCGCAGTGAACCCGAACCAGGCGAAGGAAATCCTCACGGAGGCGATTCAGCACGACGGCTTCGCTCACGTCGATTTCCTCACGCAGTGTCCGACCTGGAACAAGGACGCTCGCCAGTACGTCCCGTACACGGACGTGCAGGACTCCGACGACTACGACTTCGACGTCCACGATCGCGTCGAGGCCCAGGAGGCGATGCGCACCGCCGAGGAAGCGCTGTACGAGGGGGAAGTGCTCACTGGTCGGTTCTACGTCGACGAGGGGCGCCCCTCCTACCAGGAGGAGAAACAGCGCATCGGCGAGATGCCCGAGACGCCGCTTGCAGAGCGGTACTTCGACGACGACTACGAGTGGGAACGCGCCTACGACGAGTTCATCGACAAACACCGGTAG
- the lrpA1 gene encoding HTH-type transcriptional regulator LrpA1, with protein MSAAPTEDRILEALEEDAQASYAEIAQQAGVSKPTVRKYIRKLEEEGVIVGYSAEVDPKKLSSQSIAMVGMDVDSGRYVEATRKLKQLDAVESLYTSSGDHMLMAEVRAGNGDELGDVIAEEILGIEGITAAHPSFLQERLK; from the coding sequence ATGAGCGCTGCCCCGACGGAGGATCGGATCCTCGAAGCTCTCGAGGAGGACGCCCAGGCGTCGTACGCGGAGATCGCACAGCAGGCCGGGGTTTCGAAACCCACCGTCCGGAAGTACATCCGCAAGCTGGAGGAGGAGGGGGTCATCGTCGGTTACTCCGCAGAGGTCGACCCGAAGAAGCTCTCCTCGCAGTCGATCGCGATGGTCGGAATGGACGTCGACAGCGGGCGGTACGTCGAGGCCACCCGGAAGCTCAAGCAGCTCGACGCCGTCGAATCGCTGTACACGTCCTCCGGGGACCACATGCTGATGGCGGAGGTCCGGGCCGGAAACGGCGACGAGCTCGGGGACGTCATCGCCGAGGAGATACTGGGGATCGAGGGAATCACGGCGGCCCATCCCTCGTTCCTCCAGGAGCGGCTGAAGTGA